Proteins encoded within one genomic window of Nordella sp. HKS 07:
- a CDS encoding TIGR04372 family glycosyltransferase: protein MARLLQKRDMPAGNKTDNVGLKPERPFQILGITTEVTLGDLLANVVFLSTLAHQFDYARLHIKYRDVRPYSRDVMSLSPLIDLAEPLPGEWPKILRRFKPDIEPRRYPDVGRLNGGRATYYDMVVTNQMARSMTIHTFPDPVPLALPDDQSPRLKEQLVTLGLRPDQWHATIHHRESSYKFRPHSGERDNTPEAFDELVDFIISLGGQVVRLGHTGMAPFKKREGFIDLARRPDSFMLQAAAVSLARFAILGPSGPVSLSMGFGTPATIVDSLDRGGVWGTVTDLLTQELTTSDGRILRNQSLVDAGLMDSFLLRDLMKRDSRYKIRKTSAAELKEVAFRLFERTKDCPAWRPALPLPVGPKPNSITWPPRPTYPMRWVDL from the coding sequence GACGGACAATGTAGGCCTCAAGCCTGAGCGGCCGTTTCAAATCCTCGGCATCACGACCGAAGTCACGCTCGGCGATCTGCTCGCCAATGTCGTGTTCCTTTCGACACTCGCCCATCAATTCGATTACGCCAGGCTGCATATCAAATATCGCGACGTCCGCCCCTATTCCCGGGACGTGATGTCGCTCTCCCCGCTGATCGACCTGGCCGAGCCCCTCCCTGGCGAGTGGCCGAAAATCCTGCGGCGTTTCAAGCCCGATATCGAGCCCCGTCGATACCCTGACGTCGGTCGCCTCAATGGCGGCCGCGCCACCTACTATGACATGGTCGTCACCAATCAAATGGCGCGATCGATGACCATTCATACCTTTCCCGATCCGGTGCCGCTCGCGCTTCCGGATGACCAATCCCCACGCCTCAAGGAGCAGCTCGTCACGCTCGGCCTCAGGCCCGACCAATGGCACGCGACGATCCACCATCGCGAGAGCAGCTACAAGTTCCGGCCGCACAGTGGCGAGCGCGACAACACACCGGAGGCCTTCGACGAGCTCGTCGATTTCATCATCAGCCTCGGTGGCCAGGTGGTCAGGCTTGGGCATACCGGCATGGCGCCCTTCAAAAAGCGCGAAGGCTTCATTGATCTCGCTAGAAGGCCTGATAGCTTCATGCTTCAGGCCGCGGCCGTGAGCCTGGCGCGGTTTGCGATCTTGGGTCCCTCGGGGCCCGTCTCTCTTTCGATGGGTTTCGGTACGCCGGCCACAATTGTCGATTCTCTCGACCGCGGTGGCGTCTGGGGAACAGTTACGGATCTCCTGACCCAGGAGCTCACGACAAGCGACGGCCGGATCTTGCGCAACCAATCCCTGGTTGATGCCGGCCTTATGGATAGCTTTCTGCTCCGAGATCTGATGAAGCGCGACAGTCGATACAAAATCCGCAAGACCAGTGCGGCCGAACTCAAGGAAGTCGCGTTTCGCTTGTTCGAGCGAACAAAGGATTGTCCGGCCTGGCGCCCGGCACTGCCGCTTCCAGTCGGACCAAAGCCAAACAGCATCACTTGGCCGCCGAGGCCGACATATCCGATGAGGTGGGTAGACCTTTAG
- a CDS encoding sulfotransferase domain-containing protein: MMLSKFIEPFGYRLTKAQKKGNGASVLVVTMPKSGSLFLAKTLKRTLDLKRIHVSPGYFPIDHADIRSMAQLSMGGFVAQSHLSACEINLNILSHYCDKWILHLRDPRAALLSWTHHKERTDVSGQPETNLRTVPLEPPVYFSMSFSEKIDWQIDHHVPNLIRWIETWCKALDSITYRDRIIVSKYEDMVGRDEAFMHELLIDLGREIPASIELAQKDMRSHFRNGAVDEWRAAFTPVQIERVAEMIPHHLMERFGWDKV, from the coding sequence ATGATGTTGAGCAAATTCATTGAGCCGTTTGGCTACCGACTCACGAAAGCGCAAAAAAAGGGCAACGGCGCAAGCGTCCTTGTCGTCACGATGCCGAAATCCGGCTCATTGTTTCTCGCTAAGACCTTGAAGAGAACGCTAGATCTGAAGCGGATACACGTTTCGCCAGGCTACTTTCCGATCGACCACGCCGACATCAGGTCGATGGCTCAGCTTTCAATGGGCGGTTTCGTGGCGCAATCCCATCTGAGTGCCTGTGAAATTAATCTCAACATTCTCTCTCACTACTGCGACAAATGGATCTTACATTTGAGAGACCCCCGCGCCGCGCTTCTGAGCTGGACACATCACAAGGAGCGGACAGATGTCAGTGGCCAGCCTGAAACTAACCTCAGAACGGTACCGCTCGAGCCCCCGGTATACTTTTCAATGAGCTTCAGCGAGAAGATCGATTGGCAAATCGATCATCACGTGCCCAATCTCATTCGGTGGATCGAGACATGGTGCAAGGCCCTAGATAGCATTACCTATAGGGACCGCATCATCGTTTCCAAATACGAGGACATGGTCGGTCGAGACGAGGCGTTCATGCACGAACTTCTCATAGACCTTGGCCGCGAGATACCCGCATCGATCGAGTTGGCCCAAAAGGACATGAGAAGTCATTTCCGGAATGGGGCAGTTGATGAGTGGAGAGCCGCATTCACGCCTGTTCAGATCGAGCGGGTGGCAGAGATGATTCCGCACCATCTGATGGAACGATTCGGATGGGATAAGGTCTAG